TGAATGAACTGTTAAAGAAAAAACTTCCTCCTAAAGTGGATATAGTGAATTTTTACTTATCGAACAGCAAAATAAGCATTTGCTCTGCAGTAACTTTGTCATCAGCTAAAAAGGTAcatcttttattttattgttataaacttataattcctcttttctttttggGTACTTTTCTGGTTTCATCTAAAGTTGTGTTTTTTTATTCTCTTCTCTCTTATTAGCACATCACTGTTATAGTGCCAACCAATGAACCTATATCCTTTGGGGTCTCTCCCGGTAAATTCGGGTTTTGCATGAGGATGATGATACCAGGCAAGGAGATTCATCGGATTGTTCTTACTTATAAAGCGGAGGAGGGCTTGCTGCGCCTTGAGTAAGTTACATAAAGTCTCATTCCTCTTTTTCGATAATACCCGTTACAGATGCCTCATGATTTTGCTGGCTAGTTTTCTGTTTGCCACCTTATTAGAGGTGGGATAAATGCCTCGCAAGATGTGCCCCTTCCAATCGGAGATCCGATGGGGGTGCTCTTTTTTCTGTAGCCCACACCATGTCCTGCATTTGTTCCAACTTTAGTGTTTTCGGTTTGCTTATCCACCAAAATAGCTTCAGTACTCtgacttattagtttttttttatccaCAGGGATGGCCAAACCAAGGTGTGCCTCGAAACAGTCCCTTGTACCAAAAAGGGAAAGGCGTCCATAGTCCCATGTTCTAAAAAAAGAAAGGCGTCTATCGATACAGTCCCTTGTATCAAAGAAGGAAATAAGCTAGACACTGCGCCAGAAAAAGAAAAGGCGCACATCGATACAGTCCATTGTACCAAAGGAGGAAATAAGCTAGACACTGCACCAGAAAAAGGAAAAGCATCCATCGATGAAATAAGTTAGTCACTTCTTCATCTTAATTGAACAACTCATCTGGATGCCAAGAATAATTTAATTAATGCTAGAGGCAGAAAGATGGTTGCCAAGAAACATGTTATCATATTTGCAATTTCATGTATTCATGGTTGACAGTTGTCTGGTTAACAGTAGTCTGGTCTACTAAGAACTTCTATTTACGTTACTGTTATTGCGTCAAATTCAGCGGTTGCATAATGATCCATGTATTATAATACCCTCTAAATAGGTGTAGTACTGAATCTGCTCCCAGAATAAGTATACGGTTTTCCACAAAATGACCTCTGCCTTTTCTGAATGTTGGAGTCTTTGTATATGTGTACTCTTGGATCACTGAAATGTATTCCTAAATTGACCTTTCTCCATTGCAGAAGTTGATTTCAAGCGTTATTTCAGGTAACAATAATTGCATTGTAAGATTTGCTCAGTAGCAATGTGGAACTTGGGTTTGATTGAAGTCTGTATTGAATGTTAAATGTTATGTTTATTTAGTCCCCTTCTCCTAGGGTCATCAAAATTGCTCATTTTGGTACTGTAAAGTCTTTGGAGGGCACACAAATGTCTGTCCTCAAATCATATACTATAAATACATTCTTTGTGTCACATTTACACAGAAAGAAAGTTATGTAATCTTTAATACAAAGTTAAATTTGGAAATGAATAGTGTGAAACATATTGTTTTCACTTACAAGTTTGTTGTCGGAACCCAAATCGTTTGTTTTCAAGATCATACTCGATGTAAAAATTCTGTTGTTGAAAATTCCCCAAAATTACTGAAGGTCCTTCTCCTCTAGTAGTGTCAGCATTATTTGTTACAATGGTAAGACAAACAACTTGGCTGTTACCAACGATTGAAAAATAGTTAGCTAATGGCAATTCCATCTCAGCTCCTCCTTTAAAATGAAAAGAGAGTCTGGGTAATTCTATCTTCATTCCCTTGTGATTTTCCGGTAACTCGAAACATGGTTTTAATCCGCTAATTATTTCGACTTCCGATGCTCGTCTGTAATGCTGCCGCACTTGGCTCTCTATCTCACTAGCTACTAACTCAAAAATTCTTCCTTCCATGAACGTAAATGTTGAGCCAGAATCAACTATTGTTCCACCATTACCATCAGCTCCTAGTGACAAAAAATTGTATGGAATTTTTACCTTTTTACCTCCAACGGTAATTTTCTTTAAACCCACGTAGTAATAAACAGAAAATCCGGTCGGGTTCTTAACAAACGGAGTATACTTAACACCAGTTGTTTTGGTATCACCGGAACCTGATCCGGTATGTAAAACGAGCTGAGTACTCTTCTCTGTGTTATCAAACCGGTGAGAAAGAAGACAGTAAGAGAACTTGTTGACACCGAGTTGACTCGGTAACGAAGCCTCACCTCGGCCGAATCCGGCAATTCCTGTCGGTATCCGAAGAGAGAAACGTGAACATCCGACGACGAAATTTGGAACTCTTTCTGGTTTGAGATGTAAGGTTTCGGAGAGAAGAAGCCCAGTTGTTGAACCAGAACCATAGATCATTAAATAAGGTGGACAAATTTGTGCACAATTCGTTACACCTGGTGCACACTCTTGACATCTAGATTGGATATCATCACCAGAGCCGTGATGAATCCAACTACATTTTGGGTTCTGACATCCAATCAGTTTTGAGGATGAAGATAATTTGGGTTTATAAGATTGAATAGAAtttgattttggtgatgatgatgatgaaaaggaACAATTTTGACAAATATAATGGTCAGTACAAGGAAACCAAACTAAATTACTACCAGTATCCAGCACAAAAGGGATACTGGATTGTGGTGGAGTACCAAAAGTAAGTGAAACAGAGTACCCACCATAGCTTTGTGGGTATACTGGTGTTGAAATATGAGTAATTTTATGTGGATTTTTGAGATGATTAGCTCTTATTAATGATGTAGAAGCAAGATGGtttagtgttttccatggatctGTTGGTAATGAAGATTGGGTCTGAGTGTTAGTTATTTTCTCAAGAGGAAGTATGATAGTAGTTGGAGATGAAGAAATGAATGGTGAGATAGATAGTAGAGTAAGAATACAGAAAAGAAGAACAATGGATAACGTTGATGAAGAATCCATGGTTTGATGGAGGAATTGAGGTTATCTGTTGAGTGGTCTTCTTATACTAGGAACAGTAGGTGTAGTTGTATCCAGTGTGGAATTCGCTTTATCATTAACTATTGTAGCTCAATTGCCAACTGATTTCTTATAGAAACGAAAGTGTTTAGTCGAATTTGATAACAATTTGACAAAAGCATGTGGAAACACTGGAAAGTAGGGTCTATCATGAAGGCTGTAATGAGAGTATAGACGTTAGAATTGATTGGTATATTAGTCTTTGTCATTCGCTTTTTGAATCATTACATTCCCCCATAATGAATTTATTGTTCAACAGTTTAGGATTTCTGCATAGAGGCCATGGCGGAAAAGAACGATCTGCTAGTTACATTTCTTAAAACTAGTTATGCTTCCGTCGGTGGAGTTTAAGAGGAAGAAAGACTTCACCTCAAATTAGTAGGATGCAGGACCAGTGGACCACGTCTAATCAGTGGGGATAGAGGCTCCGCTCAACTTTTGGCTTGTCAAGTGAATAAAATGACTACTCACCGTATAAAAagggagttttttttttccgaGCGTTCTGGAGCTTCTGGTTCATTCTGGCCCAACCATTTAATTTTTCGGCCAATAAAATTTGAGGAGAATGTTTTAAtcccacaatatatttttcattCAATCATATTAAAGATAAATATATTACATAAAATAGGaaaatctaataaaatcttaTCAACTcaccaaaaatatattttaaaaatacatcataatatattttatctttattaaATTTAAGATCAAAATTCTCAAATacagaaataaaatgaaaataaaatcacatggggatatgtatttttcatcatgattttatcgcaaaattaaatcaaacataaaaatttaaaataaaacagCCAAATGGCCAGTGTCTAGttacattttttttaaattaaattaatccTAATTACAATTCCAAACAACTaataaataaactaaactaaaGTAATCTTAGTTTACAATACAATTACAATGAAACTACAAAAGATTTGATTAAAATTAGATCAATAGTACTACAAAAGCTTTGATTAAAATTAGATcaataatcaaaattcaaaatatgAAATGCATAGAGTTCTGGATGCTTACATCTAGATTAAAGCTTGCTTCCTCTACGACAAATAAAATTGAATGATTATTAAATAAAATTGAATGATTATTAATCCTGCCAAATAGTCGAAGTACAAGATAATTAGCAGAAAATCGTGAAAACGAGATAAAAAAGACATTATTGAAAACTGAAATAAACGACAATATATTTCTATGTTATTATTCCCTAACTATGACATTCCAAAagtacaaaaacaaataaaaacaattTCTATTCTTAGACTGCATATAATGATCAATTTGTACAAAAATATTTTAACAAATAAACGTGGCTATCTAATAATgtaaaaataatttttataaaatcCAGGTAAAAACAACAGTaatattttaatttctaaaataccacaattttttgttatttttattaatattattcattagaaacttttatttttattatttaataataaatactttattaataaATACTATactcaaataaaaagaaaaaaactagtaTATAATAGGTATCCGTGATTTTCAACTAGCCAAAATATAGAAATTTTAGACATTTTCTGATTGATTAATATTATatcaaaaaaaatctttttatttttgggtCGGGTAGATCAATATAAAGTGTTAGAACAAAGCCAAACCTCATTTTTTGACGCTATTTCTTTTCGCCTTTCTCTTCTTTTTGGTTCTTTtaagttattattatttttatttttattttgtttttgaatttgcgGTTCGTTTTTGTTTGTTGTTTACTTTGCAGGAAACGCAAATACACGAACCATGATAAGAGTTAAAGAGACATCCTGGAGAAAAATGTTTCTTCCCTTATCGTTCTTTCTTCAATCCTCTTTCCTTCGTAATTTTTTTTGGCATTTTTTGATGTCTAAACAGAAATTCCATCAGTTTGGTGAGTTCTTTCAACTAACCAACAAGATTATTTGATGGCCTTGATGTTATTATTTTCGCTTTTTGCCTGTATTGTCCATTCCAAATTGTTTTGACAAGAACTACGGGTTTTTTATTCTCTTTCTAATATTTTTCGTTTTTTATCTTTGTCCCAGCTAGTGCACTGTTTTTCTCGGTGATGCATAATTACTCTCACAGGACGCGCAGCGGTAATAAAAATTGTTATGAATTTTGTTTTGAGATATTATAATTCTTATTAATAATTTTTGTTTCTAATAATGATTCCAACGGTTGTAGGATGCATGGTTACTCAATATAGATGTGGTAATCAATTCTAggattttattgaattttgaaaggATATGGTGTTTTGAATTTTTCGTATGGTTGATTTATCAATGGTTCGACTTTGATTTCATTTGTGCCTCAAACAAGCTTCAGATGCATTTTTTGTCTAATCTGTTGTTGTCGTTTATTTTTGTAGGGATCGTAAAAAGATGGGGGATGGAGGGTGCTTCTCTTCTTCCAAATCATCTTAGAtaattttctctcttcttctttcgtgGTGAGTTTCTTtgctttttggtttcttttaatAGTGAAAATATTCATTTAAATGCGGTGATGTTTAAGATGTCGTTTATGAGAAAGATCAACAATCCTAATTGAAGGAAGCCTTTGTTGTACTGCCCCTTTATGCGTTTAGTTGTATGAAAAGAAAAGTATTAATTTATTGTGGTTACGGATAAATAATTAGATCGACTACGCCGTTAAGAAATAATGATATGTAAAATGTTCTTACGAAGAAGGTACAATATTAGCAAGTGAGCAGTGTTGTTCCGCGCAGCACTGCTCACTTACTAGGATGAACTTCTCTGCCGCTGGATtagattgttttttattttttactgaAAATACAGCTGTCAAAATTGGCTTATTAGATCTTATCCTTTTAATATATTCTTATTTCATCCGGCATCCTTCCACTTCATCTTGATGATGAATACACGGAGTTACTGTTGTTTCTCTTGGAGTAGAAAAATCTTCAAGAGTGGAAATCAACTCAATTATTgggtgattttttttatttttcaactcaAATTTTAGTTAGGATGGATGGGTTtgaatatgatttcattaattcaATCTGAAGACCtattttgtttttccttccaTTTTCGTTAATTATAGATCTGTATCAaatggagatttttttttcttcgatttgCGGGTTTCTCTTATATTGTATTTATAGATCTGTAATTGAGATTATACCTTTTGGGAGTTTCTAATTAGGATTTTTTTGCAagcgaaaaacaaaaattatgttCCTGATGTTGATGTTGAACTTTCCCAGCTTGATCATAATTAATTTCATTGAAACCTTTAGGAAATTTATCGCACTGAGAAACATTGACGAGTAGAACCGTTAGTTTTTGTAAACCTCTAATTCTTTATGTTTTGCTGCTCTAAATTATTGTAATAAAATGGAGAATTTGAATTGTTTAGGTGTACCATTTTTATATATCTCCTTTGTTTTGTACCAAGGATAGATAGATATAAACAGTTGCAACCTTGAGTTGAATATAGTATGAACACTTAGATCTTCATCATTTGCTTGTACCAAAGGTGGATGTAAACAGTTGAAAAATTGAGTTCAATTGTTAAGATCGTTTCTGATAACTACTAATCATTAATTCAATCTGTTCTCCGTTATCACATACCTCATGATTcaaaatttaagattttcttacTGTTAAGTTTATTCTTTTTCATCGTAAACGAACAACATAATCATAAAGAAGATGGggattgtttttattttattttgtaagttaAAGGGCCTCTTTCTAATATTCAAAACCGGCCAGCTGTATtttctataaaaaataaaaagcaaCCTAATCCAACGACAGAGAAAATCATCCTACGGTCAATAAACTGTTTGCTCATTAAGCAGTCCCGCCTCCTGCGCAGCTGCGCGGGATAGCACTGCTCTTAGCGAGTTTCAGATTTAGAATCATTATACGGTTTACTCGGCACAAGATTAGCTTCTAGTATTAAAGGCACGAGACCCGAAACACGAACTTTGGTTTTTCGAATGGCTTAACTATGTGAGCTTCTCAactattagagcaagtcttatggtggaatccaacctattccaagtgtgaaaaaatcatggaatgtcaagtctaatgacttccaagttggggttttccacagaaaatctAAGCAAGGTTCCATCGTTTCGTGGAAGggtcgtggaatccatctgaacgccaataagaataacgttaaacgctattaagaatagcgttttttttttgtccgtagatttaggatgagttgttgaaatctaacggctgagaaaaaaacgctattcttaatagcgttttcactattccaccactacgcttgcgcttccatccacgaTTCCAAATGCtaaggtggcgtggaagatggaagatgaaactcatccaccataagacttgctcttagatGAAAAGATTTGATTATTTAGTCACGTCATGCCATCATGGTACTGTAGTAGAAATTTTGTGCACAAGTTTTTGTGGAATATACTTAAGTAGTCAAGAGACGTATCATTTTTTCGGATCCATTTTTCGTAAAATAACTGATCAATACTGTCGATTCTTTTTAGTGACTCATTCAATCCATCTTAAAGTTATTCCAAGTAGATTCTTGCACCAAAGTTTGGACATACTGGTGACATGGAGTCAATTGTTGTCGCTTACAAGCCTGCCTATCAAGATGATAATGTGTcttgttttattgtttttcttcatctACTATGTGTAACGTTCCAGTCGTTAGTTGTGCATTTATCATATGTCTATTTGACACATGTAATTAAGATCTCGCCATGTTTGATATTTGAATTATTAATTGTGCCGCCAATCTTACTGTGTTAGTGCAGtaacttgatgatgaagatttgagTATATGCTTGGCATCTTCCTTGAAGATTTCTTTGATATTTGTCATGTTTAATCTTCCTTGATACTAGGATGGGACACTGTTGCTTTGATGATTATTGCTAATAGGCTTAGACCTTTactgaataagtttatatcaccAAACCAGCATGCTTTTGTTCATGGAAGATCTATTTTTGATTCTGTGGTTTTGTGTAATGAGATTGTTCATTATTTTAAGCACAAGAAAGGTGAGAAAGGATGGATGGCGCTGAAACTTGACTTCAATAAAGCGTATGATAGGGTCAACTGGTCTTTTATCTTTAAGGTTATGCAAAGTCTGGGGTTAATGCCACTTTTATGAAATGGATTGAAATGTGCGTCACTACTGTGTCGTTTAAAGTTTTGGTAAATGGTTCTCCTAGTGAGAGTTTCCAATCTGCTAATGGATTGAGACAAGGAGACCCACTGTCTCCCTTTCTCTTTATTATATGTCTAGAGGCTTTATCTAGACTTATTAGTAAAGGGCTGGATGAGAAAAAAAATTCGGGTTTTAAAGTCGCTAGGGGTGCTCTTGTGATTTCTCACTCCTTGTATGCTGAAGAtagtattatttttcttaaagcTTCATATAAAAATGCTTGCAACTTAAGAAAAATACTTGATAAGTTTTGCAGGTGGTCTGGACAAAGAATTAGTGATGCGAAGTCGACACTTATCACTTCGGCTAACCTTGGAAGGAGCTTTTCTAGAGGTATGTCTAACGCTCTTAAGGTGCAGTTGTCCAACGATCCAGGTAAGTATCTCTTGGTACCACTCCAATGGGGAAGAATAAATTCTAATACTTATGCTGAAATGACTGGGAAATTAGTCAATAGATTGCAGGGATGGAAATCTAGAACTCTAAATTTAGCCGACAGAACTACTCTTGTGAGATCTGTGCTTGATCCGGTTTCAAATCACATTATGTCTATGCTCAAACTTCCAAAGGGCTTGATAACTAAACTGAATAGGTATAAAATGAATTTTCTTTGGGGAGGTGATAAGGAcaaaagatctttgcataaggttaGTAGGACTAAAGTGTGTAGGCCAATTGAATATGGTGGTTTGGGTGTGAGAGATACTGAGATTAATAATTTAGCTTTGTTAGCTAAAATGGCTTGGAGAGTGCACGCGAATGATAGCTCTGAGGTGTCAAGTGTGTTAAAGGATAAATATTTCTCTGGAAATGATTTCTGGAGGTGTGAGGCTAAGAAGAAAAGCTATGTTAGTTGGAAAAGCATTCTGAAGGGGATGGATGCTATTAGGTCGTGTATTAGGTGGAGTGTTGGAAATGGCGAAAACATTCATCTGTGGAAGGACCCGTGGGTGTCTGATCTCCCTCTAACTGCCATTATTGACAATTCTAATATGCAAGTGCATGATATGTATGTTAAAGATATAATGGACACCCATAATAGAACTTGGAATTTGGCAGCAATTGATAGTTTTCTTTCTGCGCAGGTGGTTGAGGAAATTAAAGCTAAACCGGTTGGTGGGAGTAAGGAGATTGAAGACCATTTGGTGTGGTCTTATAGAAAAAGTGGAGATGTTACCGTTAGAGACGCTTATAATTATCTTATTTCCAATAAGATGGGGAATTCGTTGCCCAATCTTGAGTGGAGATTCTTGTGGAAGCTTAAGTGCCCACATAAAATTAAATTTTTCTTATGGATACTGTGTCATAACAAACTTAGCTTAAATGAGAGTCTCTATTGGAAACGAATGTGTTCTCACCCAGGATGTAGTTTATGCAATCAGGACTTTGAAACTTCTTATCATCTGTTTTTTGGTTGTCGTGCAGTTGAACCAGTACGGAGAAAGATCAAAGACTGGATTGCTTTCCAACCAAATAATGTTCTTATGTCTACGTCTGTGGCACAAGGGCGAGATTGGTGGTGTCGACTGGAAATCTGTTTTTCCTTTTGTGCTTTGGCATATTTGGAAAGGAAGAAATGATTGGATCTTTAACAAGATTAAATTTCATGCAACAAGAGTACTGGAAAGGGATTTACGAGACACTAAAGAGTATGTTAGTGCTTGTAAAAAGATGGAGAAAGTTCAACAGAGAGTGGAGAATATTGCGGTTCCGTGGGTTTATCCTAAACAAGGATATTCCAAACTCAACTGTGATGGTGCGTCTAACAACTGTAATGATGCTGGAATTGTAGGAGTGATATGTGGGGATAATGGTGTCTTTCAAGGTTTCTTTGCAAAACATATATGTAAGAACAATAGCAATGTGGCAGAAGTTTGGGCGGTTCGAGAAGGATTGTTGTTGGCTAAAGATTTGGGAGTGAAGAAGTTGGAGGTCGAGAGCGATTCCACTTATGCTATGCAATTGTGCAAGAAAGAAGTAGAGAGTCCTTGGGTCCTTCGTAATCTACTGAAGGATATTGAGGTACTTATGGAGAACtttgaatatat
This DNA window, taken from Papaver somniferum cultivar HN1 chromosome 3, ASM357369v1, whole genome shotgun sequence, encodes the following:
- the LOC113356317 gene encoding probable aspartyl protease At4g16563, producing MDSSSTLSIVLLFCILTLLSISPFISSSPTTIILPLEKITNTQTQSSLPTDPWKTLNHLASTSLIRANHLKNPHKITHISTPVYPQSYGGYSVSLTFGTPPQSSIPFVLDTGSNLVWFPCTDHYICQNCSFSSSSSPKSNSIQSYKPKLSSSSKLIGCQNPKCSWIHHGSGDDIQSRCQECAPGVTNCAQICPPYLMIYGSGSTTGLLLSETLHLKPERVPNFVVGCSRFSLRIPTGIAGFGRGEASLPSQLGVNKFSYCLLSHRFDNTEKSTQLVLHTGSGSGDTKTTGVKYTPFVKNPTGFSVYYYVGLKKITVGGKKVKIPYNFLSLGADGNGGTIVDSGSTFTFMEGRIFELVASEIESQVRQHYRRASEVEIISGLKPCFELPENHKGMKIELPRLSFHFKGGAEMELPLANYFSIVGNSQVVCLTIVTNNADTTRGEGPSVILGNFQQQNFYIEYDLENKRFGFRQQTCK